A genome region from Tursiops truncatus isolate mTurTru1 chromosome 15, mTurTru1.mat.Y, whole genome shotgun sequence includes the following:
- the BHLHE23 gene encoding class E basic helix-loop-helix protein 23, which produces MSACLPGEPSGPGGAAMAELKSLSGDAYLALSHGYAAAAVGLAYGAARGPEAARGYGAPGPGGDLPVASAPRAPAAAAESSGEQSGDEDDAFEQRRRRRGPGGAADGRRRPREQRSLRLSINARERRRMHDLNDALDGLRAVIPYAHSPSVRKLSKIATLLLAKNYILMQAQALDEMRRLVAYLNQGQGLAAPVAAAPLTPFGQAAVYPFSAGAALPCPDKCAAFSGTPSALCKHCNGKP; this is translated from the coding sequence ATGAGCGCCTGCCTGCCCGGCGAGCCCTCGGGCCCCGGAGGCGCGGCCATGGCCGAGCTCAAGTCGCTGTCGGGGGACGCGTACCTGGCGCTGAGCCACGGCTACGCGGCGGCGGCTGTGGGCCTCGCCTATGGGGCGGCCCGGGGGCCCGAGGCGGCCCGCGGCTACGGCGCGCCGGGCCCGGGCGGCGACCTCCCCGTGGCGTCCGCTCCCCGAGCTCCGGCCGCGGCGGCCGAGAGCAGCGGCGAGCAGAGCGGCGACGAGGATGACGCCTTCGAGCAGCGGCGGCGACGGCGCGGGCCCGGGGGCGCGGCGGACGGGCGGCGGCGGCCCCGGGAGCAGCGCTCGCTGCGGCTGAGCATCAATGCGCGGGAGCGGCGGCGCATGCACGACCTCAACGACGCGCTGGACGGGCTGCGCGCCGTCATCCCCTACGCGCACAGCCCGTCGGTGCGCAAGCTCTCCAAGATTGCCACGCTGCTGCTCGCCAAGAACTACATCCTCATGCAGGCACAGGCCCTGGATGAGATGCGGCGCCTCGTGGCCTACCTCAACCAGGGCCAGGGCTTGGCCGCTCCGGTGGCCGCCGCGCCCCTGACGCCCTTTGGCCAGGCTGCCGTGTACCCCTTCTCCGCCGGCGCCGCGCTGCCCTGCCCAGACAAGTGCGCCGCCTTCTCCGGGACGCCCTCGGCGCTTTGCAAACACTGTAACGGGAAGCCGTAA